Within the Terriglobia bacterium genome, the region ATTTCCAGGATTCCGAACAGCAGTTCCTGGCCAGCCTCGATGCGCCGCCGGAATCAACGCGGCTCCCGGACTCACAAGCGGATTTCTATCGCAGCGATTCCGTGTGGCGCGAGGAAGTCGCCTCGCGCGTGGACGCCTACCGCACGCGTCGCGGGCGCCGCCGACCGGACCCCAGTGCGCTGCTGAGCTTCGATTTTGACAGGGCACAGCCGGACCTGTCCGCCGTCGTCGCCGCCGGCGCAACCTGGCAAGCGCCGAGCGCGGTGATCGAGCTACCGCCGCCGGCGATCGCCGAGCCCAAGGTCATCGAGTTCCCGCGCTCGGCCGAAGTGATCGCCGAAGAGCTGGCCGAGCCGGTCATCGAGACGCCGCGCATCCTCGAGGCGCCGCCCGAAGACATCGCGCCGCCCGAGTTCGGCGGCGTGTCGCTCGCTCCCATCACCCTGGAAGAGCACTCGATCGAGGTCGAGCGGGAGCCCGAGCAACTCCGCGTGGCCGCGCGCGGCCTGCGCATCTTCTCCGCCGTGGTGGATACGTGCGTGGTCCTGGCCGGCGCCGCCCTATTCGCGATGATCTTCGTGCAGATGACCGACGCCATGCCACGCACCCGCCTGTCGCTGGCGTTGGAGATCGCCATCCCCGCGTTCTT harbors:
- a CDS encoding RDD family protein; amino-acid sequence: MACPLCGESCTCSYADRAPDAAASSAAGSHVAVLIDPEHFQDSEQQFLASLDAPPESTRLPDSQADFYRSDSVWREEVASRVDAYRTRRGRRRPDPSALLSFDFDRAQPDLSAVVAAGATWQAPSAVIELPPPAIAEPKVIEFPRSAEVIAEELAEPVIETPRILEAPPEDIAPPEFGGVSLAPITLEEHSIEVEREPEQLRVAARGLRIFSAVVDTCVVLAGAALFAMIFVQMTDAMPRTRLSLALEIAIPAFFWAVYHYIFLVHGATTPGMRLADLRLSTFEGGRVGPEQRRWRALAMVVSCISVGFGFAWALLDPDGLCWHDKITRTYLTQRSY